In Setaria italica strain Yugu1 chromosome I, Setaria_italica_v2.0, whole genome shotgun sequence, the genomic window TGTTAACTGAACGAAAAATGTACAAATCCCTCTGGATAAATACAATTAAAACTTAAACATGAATGCAAGCTACTAACATGTGCACTTGTGTTCTACATTAATTTGTCGACCTATGGGAAAATTAACTGACAATTCACTTCTGTTATCTTTCACTAAGGACTTACCATACACCACAATTTGCTATGACAAGAAACTCGACATCATCAGTTATCTCCATCTAACAACGAAATCATCAGATAGCTCCCAACAAAACAAATCTGTACTCTGCTAAAGACAACTTTGTTTACACTTACAGAGTGAATATCTGGATTGCATATCACCAATTGTTCTTCAGGAGGCAAATTCTTGTTCTGCTTGAATACAAAACTACCTGAATCGTAAGCAAGCATAGAGATCAATTTCAGTGCAATATATTACATACAAATGACAAAAGGAAATCAGGTAAGAGTAAGACTATACCAATCGCTCTGGAGGTGGCTAAGATTCCTCGATATGCCCTGTAGCCAGGCCCTCGTAATGCTTCCACCGCAACGTACTTATCCAATTCTAACGTTCCTCCTGCTCTTTGAATTCTCCGTCTTTCACCCCGATTCCTTGGTATGTGATCGGTGGATAGCTGAATTGCCTTTTGATACAATGGAAACGAACATAATTTTTAGTCACCACCTGAATGCATTTGTTATGAAAATGATATAATAGTTATagccaaaatttgacatgaaacaAATCATTCACCTGACCATTCCTTGAGGCTACACAACGACAACTTCCAACATTTCCAACAGTCACTCGGCTGCCTCTAGCAACAGCTACAGTTGCTGAGCATCCTAAATTTTGTGGTGGTATATATCCCTGAGGATGAAACACAAAGTGATGGATGAAACTGCAATTATAAAATCTTATGAAAGAGAGGGATAGCAAGGAAGAGGCTTGGAAAAACTTGAGGGGTGGTGGGGCTGTGGTAATGGATCACGCAATATTGAGCTCAAACAGAAAAGTGATCTCTCCGGTGATACCTTAAACTGGGGAGTTGGATAACAACCAAGGTGGACTCAGAACCTAATAAGAAACCTTTTGGcctccaactttttttttctcaaacacgaTTTTGGCATCCAATTCAGTAAACCAAGCATAGTTGTAACATCTAATTGAAGCTAGGTTAGGTACTTAAATAAATTGTTTCCAACTCCAAAGCACATCTTGAGGAAGAACAAAATACTGCCCATATCATACCCATCCTTCCAGTTCCTTTTACAGATATATTATGCAAAATATTCAACATAAAAAGCTTTGACTAACTTCTTGAACCGCTGCATGCTTAAATAACATTCAGGAGTTGATATTTTACCCATTTGCAGTGCAAAGTGTCAATAACAATAGCTTTTATGAGACGCCTTATCCAATTTCTACTAGCAGCAGGAATAACTAATTCCATCCATTCATTTGATTGTTGCAACAGCTCATCCATTCTGCAACAAGAAGGCAACATTACgtatttcatatttgcaatttcgtGTATGCAACTAATGCAAGAGTAAGATGGAGACCACATTGGCCCTTTCAACTCCTATCGTACAAAAAGGAGACAACCAATGAACCTGGAAAACACACTCCTCATTGCATTATTTAGATTGGTCTCATAGTTTGGATGGACGCGAAGCTCAATATGAAACAGTCTCGCACAAAGCAGTGCTACATCAGGTCCTGAAACAGGAAAAAGAACATTTCAGTATGGTCATTTTATCTCACTAATGTAGTAAAATGCTACCTATTGGATGAGTATTGCTATGCGAAGCTTAATCATCACTTCATGGCATGGCCAAAAAAAGGAAATGGCTTAATAGGAGAGAGCATACATtggacaacatatttctcatgAGGACTTCTTTCCAGCCCCTTTCGTGAATTTTTATTCCTTGTAATTCCCCCACTTTTTCCATAACTAACTGAATTGCCTGTGCAATTGGCGCAGCTAATGTGGAATAAAAATTTGTTTTCTATACAGCTCCATAAACTAGCTAATAAACTGTGCAATTTGCGCAGCTAATCTGAAAATATAACTATAGCTAATAAACAGCTGCAACAACTCTTTTCTTCTAATTTACCCTCCCTTACCAGAGGTAGATGCCAAGTATCTTAATCATGAAGcctaaataaaaaatatcaagcTATACACCAGCTCTAAGGATTCATAATTAGGTTCATCTAAGCATGCCAAATGGTACTATCATTAAAGCACTGGGTATTATGAGCATAGAACCTGAATATGAAAATTACAAGTTTAATAATAAATATCCAAAGAGAGCATGCAGACAATTTAACAAACACATGCACACTACCAACGTTTTCTAGAGGATTATGAATTAATTCCTTGA contains:
- the LOC101766135 gene encoding probable protein phosphatase 2C 21: MGASNSRHVSTTGGENVRIKFAVSSVQGQNDKMDDAYALVPDLDHATSFFGLYDGHSGPDVALLCARLFHIELRVHPNYETNLNNAMRSVFSRMDELLQQSNEWMELVIPAASRNWIRRLIKAIVIDTLHCKWGYIPPQNLGCSATVAVARGSRVTVGNVGSCRCVASRNGQAIQLSTDHIPRNRGERRRIQRAGGTLELDKYVAVEALRGPGYRAYRGILATSRAIGSFVFKQNKNLPPEEQLVICNPDIHSMEITDDVEFLVIANCGVWLYMTSQGVVDFVHEQLGSGETDLRVICQRLVRRVQPARPDATAMLIQFKHAAPDAAEGSEDSDDQEIKSDAGDEGQQPSAPDRETVSRALEFVRSKQREHKGENLSGATAQSSSLRRRMPS